In Pirellulales bacterium, the genomic stretch CAATGACGGCTTAGTGCCCCCCGCAACTTTTTATTTTCCCTTTCGCTTTCACGTCGTTGACTCTTCTCTATTATCACCGTCGTTTTCTCGACCACGATACCGGGGCGCATCCTGAGCGGCCGGCGCGGCTGTCGCAAGTGATTTCTCATTTAGAGCATGAAGGATTGGCGGCGCGCTGCCGGCGCGAAAATTGGCAACGGGTGTCGCCCCAGCGGCTGGCCCGTGTGCATCGGCCGGATTACGCAGCCGCCCTGGAGGCGTTTGCCCGACAAGGAGGCGGCCGGATTGAAGTCGACACCGTAGTTTGCCCGGCGTCTTACGACGTGGCAACTTTGGCTGCCGGCGCCGTGGCCGATGCCGTCGATCGGGTCATTCGCGGCGAAGAAAAAAACGCCCTGTGCTTGGTTCGGCCTCCGGGGCATCATGCGCTGGCTGCCGGAGCAATGGGTTTTTGCCTGTTCAATAATGTGGCAATCGGCGCTAAAGTGGCGATCGACGAGCTTCAATTAGATCGCGTGTTGATTGTCGATTGGGATGTGCATCATGGCAACGGCACCCAAGATGCCTTTTGGACCGATCCGCGAGTTGGCTTCCTTTCCATTCATCGCTGGCCGTTTTACCCCGGCACCGGCGATAGCGACGAAACAGGCGCCGGCGCGGGCTTGGGCACAACGCTTAACGTGCCGGTGAAGTTTGGCACCTCGCGGCACGATTATTTGGCGCAGTTT encodes the following:
- a CDS encoding histone deacetylase, which translates into the protein MTLLYYHRRFLDHDTGAHPERPARLSQVISHLEHEGLAARCRRENWQRVSPQRLARVHRPDYAAALEAFARQGGGRIEVDTVVCPASYDVATLAAGAVADAVDRVIRGEEKNALCLVRPPGHHALAAGAMGFCLFNNVAIGAKVAIDELQLDRVLIVDWDVHHGNGTQDAFWTDPRVGFLSIHRWPFYPGTGDSDETGAGAGLGTTLNVPVKFGTSRHDYLAQFRRALETFADRLRPQLVLISAGFDSHRDDPVGSLGLEIEDFQTLTQAVQQVAQTHAQGRMVSVLEGGYNPGILAGCVEVHLLELLGQK